One Melopsittacus undulatus isolate bMelUnd1 chromosome W unlocalized genomic scaffold, bMelUnd1.mat.Z SUPER_W_unloc_3, whole genome shotgun sequence genomic window carries:
- the LOC117438235 gene encoding uncharacterized protein encodes MFFTLRNHPEWQRACGMVPPQDPLVLALERDRREKKNMPKRCCSSCDIGQRCIKQDKIHQDTDQGLEDIFKPPPKRRESMDLDDASPPESPVSSRTRQKPVLQAPLREAIGPEGTTMLIKVPFSTMDLEAWKKVAKDYRNDPVGVTKYLQFIMKQHNPDWNDVQLLLEAMTETEKQLILKTAGDLAGDYYQAKRRDVKEFFPLQDPKWDPNRSAEREKLQAYQEWIIKGVERAIPKTINWSILYEVKQGPSESPSEFLDRLREAMRRNTPLDPGSEVGIQQLVSLFLGQSTGDIRRKLQKLRPSEGRNLEVLLEEAWRVFSNREETYKQGMQRLVAVVEEGRRREQGQKPRLGGEIREDVLDQVFPGVWATDRPGKAKNAAPIQVKIKEGKQSVRIRQYPLKNEDREGIRPIIENFLQLGLLKECQSDFNTPILPVRKPDSTYRVVQDLRAVNKITEDLYPVVANPYTLLTCLTPELTWFTVLDLKDAFFCLPLHEASQKIFAFEWENPRSGRRAHLTWTVLPQGFKNSPTLFGEQLAKDLESWEAPPEEGKLLQYVDDLLIATQTEEACVAWTVSLLNFLGLQGYRVSKKKAQIVKQRVIYLGYEISAGQRTLGQNRKEAICQTPKPQTIEELRTFLGMTGWCRLWIYNYGLHVKPLYALIADGSRDLQWTREATQAFNQLKEALMSAPALGLPDLLSSAEMKENLYIMTA; translated from the exons ATGTTCTTCACTCTCCGAAACCATCCAGAATGGCAGAGAGCCTGTGGAATGGTGCCACCCCAAGATCCCTTGGTGTTAGCCCTGGAAAGggatagaagagaaaaaaagaacatgccAAAGCGATGTTGTTCATCATGTGATATTGGTCAAAGGTGCATTAAACAGGATAAAATTCACCAAGATACAGATCAAGGGTTGGAAGATATATTCAAACCCCCACCAAAACGAAGGGAAAGTATGGATTTGGATGATGCTTCTCCTCCAGAGAGTCCAGTCTCCTCGCGAACCCGGCAGAAACCTGTCTTACAGGCACCTCTGAGAGAGGCGATAGGACCTGAAGGAACTACAATGTTAATTAAAGTACCCTTCTCTACAATGGATCTGGAAGCATGGAAGAAGGTTGCAAAGGATTATCGTAATGACCCTGTAGGCGttacaaaatatttacaatttatAATGAAACAACATAATCCGGATTGGAATGATGTACAGTTGCTACTGGAAGCAATGacagaaactgagaaacaattaatattaaaaacagCAGGTGATCTAGCTGGGGACTACTATCAAGCAAAGCGACGAGATGTAAAGgagttttttcccctccaagaCCCAAAGTGGGACCCAAATCGATCTGCAGAGCGAGAGAAACTGCAGGCATACCAAGAATGGATTATTAAAGGAGTAGAAAGGGCGATCCCAAAAACTATAAATTGGTCAATTTTGTATGAGGTAAAGCAGGGCCCCTCAGAATCACCATCTGAATTTCTAGATCGATTGAGAGAAGCAATGCGCCGAAATACACCACTAGATCCAGGCTCAGAAGTGGGAATACAACAATTGGTCTCTCTCTTTTTGGGGCAGTCCACAGGAGATATtagaagaaaacttcaaaaattGCGACCAAGTGAGGGAAGAAATTTAGAAGTCCTCCTGGAGGAAGCATGGCGAGTATTTAGTAATCGTGAAGAAACTTATAAACAGGGAATGCAGAGGCTAGTGGCGGTGGTAGAAgaagggagaagaagggaaCAAGGACAAAAGCCTCGACTAG GGGGAGAGATTAGAGAGGATGTATTAGACCAAGTATTTCCGGGAGTATGGGCTACAGATAGACCTGGAAAAGCCAAAAATGCAGCCCCAATACAAGTCAAGATCAAGGAAGGGAAACAGTCAGTCAGAATTAGACAATATCCTTTGAAAAACGAAGACAGAGAAGGAATCCGCCCAATAATTGAAAACTTCTTACAATTAGGACTATTAAAGGAGTGCCAATCAGATTTCAACACTCCTATTTTACCGGTCCGTAAACCTGACAGTACATATCGGGTAGTGCAGGACTTACGAGCTGTTAACAAAATAACTGAAGATCTTTACCCTGTAGTAGCAAATCCATATACCCTGTTAACATGCCTTACACCAGAGCTAACCTGGTTTACAGTATTAGATTTGAAAGAtgccttcttttgcctcccTCTCCATGAAGCCAGCCAGAAAATCTTTGCATTTGAATGGGAAAACCCTAGGAGTGGACGCAGAGCTCATCTAACCTGGACGGTGCTGCCTCAAGGATTCAAGAACAGTCCCACCCTCTTTGGAGAACAACTAGCAAAAGATTTAGAATCCTGGGAAGCCCCAccagaagaaggaaaactacTGCAGTATGTAGATGACCTTCTAATTGCCACCCAGACAGAAGAAGCTTGCGTGGCCTGGACAGTAAGCCTTTTAAACTTTTTAGGACTTCAAGGATACAGAGTATCCAAGAAAAAGGCCCAAATAGTAAAACAAAGGGTAATTTACTTGGGCTATGAAATAAGTGCTGGACAACGAACTTTGGGACAGAACCGTAAAGAGGCCATATGTCAGACCCCGAAGCCACAGACAATAGAAGAACTACGAACCTTCTTGGGAATGACAGGATGGTGTAGACTATGGATTTACAACTACGGGTTGCATGTAAAGCCTCTATATGCACTAATTGCTGATGGGAGCAGAGATCTTCAGTGGACAAGAGAGGCTACCCAAGCTTTCAACCAATTAAAGGAGGCTCTTATGtcagctccagcccttggacTTCCAGAT CTTCTTTCCTCAGCGGAAATGAAGGAGAACCTATACATCATGACTGCCTAA